The Candidatus Thermoplasmatota archaeon genome window below encodes:
- the metG gene encoding methionine--tRNA ligase, giving the protein MCKHDDALISFPLYRGAIKTLRTYFKFTSYYQDMKDRIFIGVAWPYANGPLHLGTLAGCLLPADIFGRFNRMVGNDVLMVSGSDEHGTPITLTAEEEGVRPKEIADRYNAQHMKNIRELGIIFENFSRTSNAFHKQVVQNFFFRLYENGHVYRKKMLAPYCENCERFLPDRYVEGICPYCGGEARGDQCDKCGKTLESSELIDPKCKICSGTPVTKETEHLFFKLSEFEDKLAGWLEDKGYWKDNVIKFTRNWIKGGLNDRAITRDLEWGVGIPLEGFEDKRIYVWFEAVIGYLSASKEWAVMRNDPDKWKEWWTGNAKHYYFLAKDNIPFHTIIWPAMLMGHGDLNLPYDVPANEYLTFSGEQFSKSRDIGIWIPDMLKKFDVDTIRYYLSINMPEKHDTDWNWEDFVAKNNNELVGTYGNFIHRVVTFTQKNFGEMPEAGKIRDVDKKIEEEIVKTVEEVGVSIKACRFKEGIKRIIGLAQAGNQYLNEQAPWNLIKSDRERCATVLHICFKIVKALAVCSAPYIPKSANKIWEMLGYEGNIDDQKWDEGLKELKKVKLEKPVPLFKKLELAEIVMEEPFSELDLRIAKIVKVREHPSADKLYALDIDVGELGKRRIVAGIKPWYDKKQLQDKKIVMVANLKPAVVRGIRSQGMLLAADDGTPSLLIPDDEPGGRVGIEGIEPKPVEVVDFKEFEKIHMKVNEKGLVEYKRKILRDKKGAIKLDRNVAKGAPIH; this is encoded by the coding sequence ATTTGTAAACATGATGATGCACTAATTTCATTTCCACTATACAGAGGTGCTATTAAAACCTTACGGACATATTTTAAATTTACCTCTTATTACCAGGACATGAAAGATCGCATATTCATAGGCGTCGCCTGGCCGTATGCAAATGGCCCATTACATCTGGGTACGCTGGCCGGCTGCCTCCTTCCTGCCGACATATTCGGACGGTTCAACAGGATGGTTGGAAATGATGTTCTCATGGTTTCGGGAAGCGATGAACATGGAACGCCTATAACACTGACTGCTGAAGAGGAGGGGGTCCGTCCCAAAGAAATTGCGGATAGATACAATGCTCAGCATATGAAGAATATCAGGGAGTTAGGCATAATTTTCGAAAATTTTTCCCGAACAAGCAATGCATTTCACAAGCAGGTTGTACAGAATTTTTTTTTCCGCCTTTATGAAAATGGGCATGTTTACCGAAAAAAGATGCTTGCCCCATACTGCGAAAACTGTGAAAGGTTTTTGCCGGACAGATATGTTGAGGGAATATGCCCGTACTGCGGCGGGGAGGCGAGGGGAGATCAATGCGACAAATGCGGGAAAACGCTTGAATCATCGGAATTGATAGACCCGAAATGCAAGATATGCAGCGGCACGCCGGTCACGAAAGAAACGGAACACCTTTTCTTCAAACTCTCTGAATTCGAGGATAAATTGGCGGGCTGGCTGGAAGACAAAGGCTACTGGAAAGACAATGTTATAAAATTCACGAGAAACTGGATAAAGGGCGGGCTTAATGACAGGGCAATAACGCGAGACCTCGAATGGGGCGTAGGAATACCTTTAGAAGGTTTTGAGGACAAACGGATTTATGTATGGTTTGAAGCAGTCATAGGCTACTTGTCTGCATCCAAGGAATGGGCTGTTATGAGAAATGACCCGGACAAATGGAAAGAATGGTGGACAGGAAATGCAAAGCATTATTATTTCCTGGCCAAGGATAATATACCGTTTCATACAATAATATGGCCTGCAATGCTCATGGGGCATGGTGATTTAAATCTGCCTTATGATGTGCCCGCCAATGAGTATCTCACTTTTTCCGGAGAACAATTTTCGAAGTCGAGGGACATAGGGATATGGATTCCAGATATGCTAAAAAAATTTGATGTGGACACGATAAGGTATTACCTCTCAATAAACATGCCGGAAAAACATGATACGGATTGGAACTGGGAAGATTTTGTTGCAAAGAACAACAATGAACTTGTGGGCACTTATGGAAATTTCATCCATAGAGTTGTAACATTCACCCAAAAAAATTTCGGGGAAATGCCTGAAGCAGGCAAGATAAGGGATGTGGACAAAAAAATAGAGGAGGAGATAGTAAAAACGGTCGAAGAAGTGGGAGTGTCGATAAAAGCATGCCGATTCAAGGAAGGGATAAAAAGAATAATAGGACTGGCTCAAGCCGGAAATCAATATTTAAATGAGCAAGCCCCGTGGAATTTGATAAAAAGTGATAGAGAAAGGTGTGCAACCGTTCTCCACATATGCTTCAAAATAGTAAAAGCTCTTGCGGTATGCTCCGCGCCTTATATCCCAAAATCGGCAAACAAAATATGGGAGATGCTCGGGTATGAGGGAAATATAGACGACCAGAAATGGGACGAAGGATTGAAGGAGCTAAAAAAAGTAAAGTTAGAAAAGCCCGTACCATTGTTTAAAAAGCTGGAGTTGGCGGAGATAGTTATGGAAGAACCGTTCTCAGAACTGGATTTAAGAATCGCAAAAATAGTAAAAGTCAGGGAACATCCATCCGCCGATAAACTGTATGCACTTGACATAGATGTGGGGGAGCTTGGGAAAAGGAGGATTGTGGCAGGCATAAAACCATGGTATGATAAAAAGCAGTTGCAGGATAAAAAAATCGTCATGGTGGCAAATTTGAAACCGGCCGTGGTAAGGGGTATACGATCTCAAGGAATGCTGCTCGCTGCCGATGATGGAACACCATCAT